The nucleotide window CCATGGGCTCCAGCAACGGCTCTGGTACCGTTGACGGATCGTCGTCTGCTCAGTCAGGCAGCAATAACGGCAATGGCGGCGCTACGGCGATGCTCGCCGCGTGGCCCGCGAAGCAACGCGAATCGGGCATGATGCTCGTCGCGAAGTATGGAGCCCCGAACGTCGCCGGCGATCAGGTCATGATCTGGTACAACAAGGGTCCTTACAAGAAGATCGAGTTGGCCCGCACGGAGGTGATGCACAATTTTCCCATGCCGCACCCGGACTACCTGACGTCCACTGTCATGCACACCGTCCCAATCGATAAAGTAGACGACTTGGCCCAGTACGACGGGAGCGTCTGGTTTCACCGTACCAGGGGCGAGCTCTCGGCTCAGTGCGACAAGGAAGAGGCGAACAATCTCGCGCTCAACCTGGCGCACGACATTGCCACCGGCCGGAGAACGGTTGCAGATGCCCGCGCATTCTACGCGAAGACGGCTATGGCCCTGATGGCCGGCGACAAATCGAGTCCATACCTGTCCGGAATCATGTTTCCGCAGGAGCCCAACGCGGCCGACGCCGACATGGCGATGAAGATGTAGCATTGAAGGGCTCGCAGGGTGGCACTGATTGACAGCGCCACCCTCTCCCGTAGATTGAGCCAACGCCCCGCGCATCGCGCCGGGGCGTTTCGTTTTCCAACCAGTCATGCGTTCGCGCTCGCGCGAGACACCCGCTCGAATTCATGCACGTGCGGATGGAGCTACATGTTCGATTCGAAGACGCGCACCGTAGTTATCGTCGGCGCGCAATGGGGTGACGAGGGCAAAGGCAAGCTCGTTGACGTATTGTCGGAGCGCGCCGATTGGGTAGTCCGTTATCAGGGGGGCGCAAATGCGGGGCACACGGTTCAGATCGGTGAGAAATCATTCGTCCTTCATCAGATCCCCAGCGGTATTCTGCACCCGGGGGTGCGGTGCGCGATTGGAAACGGTGTCGTCCTCGATCCCGAAACGCTGTTCACGGAAATCGATGAGCTGATCGCAGATGGCGTCGATGTGCACGGACGGCTGTATGTGAGCGATCGCGCACACCTCGTGCTGCCATTTCACAAACTGGTCGATTCCTTATCATCGGCGAGCCGGGAGATTGGCACTACAGGCCGCGGAATCGGACCTGCATATGAGGACAAGATTGCGCGACGGGGCGTCCGGGTACTCGACCTTCGTCATCGCGACCGTTTGCGGACGCTCGTTGAGAAAGGAGTTACTCACGCCAACGCGATGCTTGCATCATACGGGGTGCACGAGCGTGCTGACGTAGACTCTACGCTGGCACTGCTCGCGCGGCTGGCAGTTCGGCTTTTGCCGATAACCGACGACGTCGGCTTGGTGATTCATCGTGCCATTACCACTGGCGCAAACGTGCTGCTCGAAGGTGCTCAGGGTTCGTTACTCGACGTCGATCATGGCACATATCCTTTCGTCACCTCGAGCAGCACGACATCCGGCGGCGCAGCCATCGGCACCGGAATTTCCCCGATGGCGATCCATGCGGCACTGGGAATCGTGAAAGCGTACACGACGCGCGTTGGAAATGGACCACTGCCAACCGAGCTCGAAGAACCACTTTCCACACAGATGCGCACCCTCGGCAACGAGTTCGGCGCGACGACTGGGCGTGCACGGCGTTGCGGATGGTTTGACGGGGTCGTCGTAAAGTATGCGGCTCGTATCAACGGCCTCACCGGGCTTGCCGTCACGAAACTCGACGTTCTCGACAGCTTCGACCGGGTAGCGGTCTGCACCGGCTACAAGATCGGAGACGACCTTTACACTGACTTCCCCGGCGACCTGACTGCGCTCGAGGGGGCGGTGCCTCAATATGAGTGGCTGGACGGATGGCGAACATCCACTGCCGATGCCCGAACGCTCGCGGCATTACCTGCCCCGGCGCGAAAGTATCTCGACCGCATCGAATCGCTTGTGGAGACGGCTATCGCATACGTTAGCGTTGGCACGAGACGCGATCAGATCATCAGTGCCTGACGCGGGAAGCAGCAGTTGGCCACACTATATTTAGCAGCCTATGCCCAACCAGCCCGACGTGATGGACAAACTCGTGTCGCTCGCAAAGCGGCGCGGTTTCATCTTTCAGTCCTCCGAAATCTACGGCGGGACCGGATCTGTCTGGGATTACGGGCCGCTTGGAGTTGAGCTCAAGCGGAATCTCCAGGAGCGCTGGTGGAACAACATGGTCCGCACGAGAGAAAACGTCGAAGGTCTGGACTCGGCGATTCTGATGCATCCGAGAGTCTGGGAAGCCAGCGGACACGTAGGTGGGTTTGTCGATCCGCTGGTGGATTGTCGCAACTGCAGGAAACGCTTCCGCGCCGACGATCAGAAAATCAAAGGCACGCCGGGCACGCCGGATGCCCAGTGTCCTGCCTGTGGTATGAAAGGCACGCTTGGTGAAGCCCGTCAGTTCAATCTGATGTTCAAGACTTTTATGGGGCCTGCCGAAGATACGGCGGCGGTCGTTTACCTGCGGCCGGAAACCGCTCAGGGAACCTACGTCAACTTTTTGAACGTTCAGCAGTCCACCCGCCAGCGCATACCGTTCGGCATAGCGCAGATCGGGAAGGCGTTTCGCAATGAAATCACCCCCGGCAATTTCATCTTTCGAACACGGGAATTCGAGCAGATGGAGATGCAGTTCTTTGTCGAGCCGGGGACCGACATGCAATGGTTCGAATACTGGAAAGAACAGCGAATGACATGGCATCGCGCACTCGGACTGGCGGGGGACAGGCTTCAGTTCCACGAGCATGGGCCCGACGAGCTGGCGCACTATGCGCGTGCGGCGTTCGATGTTCAGTTCGATTTTGGCGGATCTCTAGGGTTCCAGGAGATCGAAGGCATCCACAATCGTGGCGACTTCGATCTCACACAGCATCAGACTTTCTCCGGCAAGAAACTCGAGTATTTCGAGCAGGGCGCGAACAAGCGATTTCTTCCGTTTGTCGTCGAGACTGCGGTAGGCCCCAACCGTACGCTGCTGGCGCTTCTCGTCAACGGGTACTGTGAAGAGGGTGTTGCCGGCGAAACCGAGGGGCGGACAGTTCTCAAGCTTCAGCCGTCACTGGCTCCGATCAAGGCTGGCGTATTCCCGCTCGTAAAGAAAGACGGCATGCCGGAGATTGCGCGAAAGATTGCCGACGATCTGCGGCCGGTATTCGCCGTCTTTTACGACGACAGCGGCGCGATCGGTCGACGCTACCGTCGTCAGGATGAGATTGGTACACCTTTCTGCATCACCGTGGATGGTGAGTCTGCCGCAGGAAACTCTGTTACGGTTCGGGAGCGCGACACGTTGCAGCAGGAGCGTGTTTCGGTCGACAGTCTTCGCGAGTATCTCTACAAGCGGATTGCAGAGTGAGTGGCCTGACTCTCCAGCTTCTGCGCGATGAGGGTCAGGCATTCACGGAGGAGATTTCGCGCGAGAGTTACCTGGCCCACTCAGGCCAGAAGCCCAGTGCCGAATTCCAGCCCATCTACAATCGCTATAGTCGCGTTCTGAACGGTAACGCGCTCGAGTTCACGGTCGACCTTTTCAAAAGCGCCGAGGAAGGCACGGAAGAGCACCGCTCTGCGAGGCTGCTTCTAGAGTGGCAGCTGGAATCGCAGGCATCCCGGTCGCTCGCGGCGCTCGATGAGCGTGAGATCGCATGGGAAAGCTCGGCGTTTATCGAAACGAGCGAGGGTCGGCGCGTTCAATATCAGGCGGCGACGATTGCAATCGCCAATGAGAAAGACCGAAATCAGCGCTTGCTGCTTGACGAAGCCCGCGCGAAGCTCGTTGATGCCGAGCATGCTCCGATGCGCCTCGAACGATTACAGCGTGAGAAGGAATATATTGAGTCCCTTGGAATTGCCGGGGGTTACAACGATACCTTCGAGGCGGTCACTGGGATTTCGCTCAAGGGGCTGGCCGGCGAATGTGCCGCTTTCCTGCGCGACACTCAGCCGATGTGGGACGATACGCTGCCCGACCATCTGCGACATTCACTGGGAATCACTCCGGCTCAGGCTACCCGCGCGGATGCGCTGGCACTCCTGCGCGCGTCGGAGTACGACGCAGCGTTCCCTGGCAAGACCCTTCAGGATTCCGTCTCCCGACAGCTGCGGGAGATGGGTCTGGATGCCGACGCCGGCGGGCGAATCATCTACGACATGGGCGACCGACCGCGGAAGCGCTCGCGCGCTTTTTGCGCTCCCACCCGCGTTCCCCAGGAAGTCTATCTCGTCCTCCGGCCTCATGGCGGGCAGAGCGACTACACGACACTGCTCCATGAGACTGGACATGCGCTTCATTTCGCAAATGCCCGTGAAGACTATCCATTCGAGTACCGCTGGCTGGGAGATAACTCGGTCACGGAGTCGTATGCGATGCTGTTTGACCACCGGATGCAGGATCGCGGATGGCTATTGAGATATACTGATCTCAATCGCAACAACATCGACGCTTTTCTGCGCCTCGCCGGTTTCGAAGAGTTGCACTATCTCAGGCGGTACTGCGGGAAGCTGATCTATGAAGTCGAAGCGTACGGAGACAATACGGAATGGAGAACAGTTCCTGACCTCTATGTTGAAACTCTGAGTCGCGCAACGACTTTTCAGTACCGGACGGCGGACGCGTTCATCGATTTTGATCCGCGTTATTACTCGACTCGTTACCTGCGCGCATGGCAGCTGCAGTCGCTGCTGAATGAATCACTCGTCTCGCGGTTCGACATCGACTGGTTCCGGAACCCGGCTGCGGGCCCGTGGATGACCCAGGAGCTGTGGGGCGAGGGCCAGCGCGAGACGGCTGAGGAAATAGCGGCGCGAGTGGCCGTTGGAGGTGGAACGATTTCCTTTGCGCCGCTAATCAGAAACATCGAGACGCTGCTTGCAACCTGACTGGCGTGCAGCAGAAGAAGAGACAGTCGCCCTGCTCCAGTCATTGATTCGCTTCGACACTACGAATCCGCCGGGTAACGAACTTCCACTTGCAACCTTCATAGCATCGTTGCTCGAGACAGAAGGTATCGAGACCCGGTTGCTCGTGCCGGTTCCCAACCGGGCAACGGTAGTGGCGCGCCTGCGTGGCAACGGGCGACAACGACCGGTCATGCTGTTGTCGCACATGGATGTGGTGGGTGTGGAGAGGGACAAATGGGATTTCGACCCATTCGAGGGTGTCGTTCAGGATGGATACCTCTATGGACGCGGGGCAATCGACGACAAGGGGATGCTCGCTGCAAACCTGATGACAGTTCTGCTGCTTCGCCGGCGCATCGAACATGAGGGCCTAAAGCTCGAGCGGGACGTTGTGTTCGTTACCACCGCAGACGAGGAGACCGGGGGGCAGGACGGAATGACATGGCTGGTGGCCCACCATCCGGAGCTGCTGGACGCTGAATTCGCCATCAATGAGGGGGGCAGGACGCGCATTATCGAGGGCGGCACGAGATATCTGGCGGTGCAGACGTCGGAAAAAATCTCGCACAAGGTCTTATTGACAGCGCGCGGGCCAGCCGGACATGCCGCCATTCCGCTGGCCGGTAATGCTGTTTTTGCACTCGCGCGAGCGCTGGAGAAACTGAGTCGTCATCAGGAACCGGTGACGCTGACGGCGACGACGCGAAGATTCTTCGAAGGGTTGGCAGAATTCTGGCCTGAGCGCGCTGTGCGCGACGCCATGCGCGGGCTGGTGTCCGCCGACCGGGGGGCGAGTGACAACGCGGCCAAGACACTGGCCCAGACTCCAGTCTTCAACGCAGTGATGCGCAATGGCATTTCTCCAACCATGCTGTCAGGCGGTGTGGCTGGCAACGTAATTCCCGCGGAAACTGGCGCCACATTGAATGTGCGCACTATTCCCGGGGAGCTCATCGAGGATGTTATCCGGCGGATGGAGGCATGTGTCGACGATCCCGCCGTGACAATTACGATCGAGTCGCGAGGCGATGATCAAGCGGCTTCGGATGCTGACTCCACAATGTTTCGCGCCATTGTGAAGGCCGCTCACACGCTCGATCCGGAAATGCCGGTTGTGCCCTATCTCAGTACCGGAGGAACCGACAGTGCGCACCTGCGGCGTATCGGCATCAATGCCTACGGCCTGCTGCCATTCCCGATGGTGCAATCTGACGAAGAGCGAATGCACGGTCACAACGAACGCGTGCCGTTGCAATCGCTGCACTTCGGCACGCGTCTGATTTACGAATCCATTCTGGAGATTGCGGCGGGCGCCGGTCAGAAGCCGGCTCCCGATGCGATGACTGCGCCGCTTTAGCGCACCGCCGGAGCGGCCTGCCGCGATATACCCTGCAGCTCGTCGGCGATCCGACCGCCGTCGTACATCTTGCGAAGCGACTCGATCATGCCCGCGGAGTGCACGCTGACGGTGCGGCCAGTGGTTGCGTCGAACAGGAAACGGTTCGGCACTCCCTCGATATTCGAGTCGAAGGCCAGTCCCACCACTTCCGCGTTGCGGTTGATCACCGGACTGCCTGAATTGCCGCCGATAATGTCATTCGTCGATACAAAGTTGAAACCGGTCGCCATGTCGAGGCGGTCACGCCGGGCAATCCAGCGGGGCGGCAGATGAAAAGGGTCCTTGTTGTCGAACTCGGACGACCGGGCATAAAGCCCGAAGAAGGTCGTCTTGTGCGGTGCTACCGTCCCATTGTACGCATAGCCCTTCACGAGGCCGTCGCTGATACGGAGTGTGAATGTGGCATCCGGCGGAAGTGACGTACCGTAGGCAGCAAACAATGCCTGCCCGATCTTTTCCGCGTTTGTCGCAATAATGGCGTTGATGCTGTCTGCCCGTGCGACGACAGTACGGTTCAGCGGGTCGATAGCGCGCGCGAGTACAATCAGCGGATCGGTCGACGACAGGACTGCGGTGGCGCCGCCCTGGACGAGCGCGCGTCGAGCCGCGGTATTCACGAGCTGCGTTCCGCTCACGAGCGCCTCGGCCGCAGCCTCAGGCGTCCTGCCCGCGAGCGCTGCTACGAGGAACGGATCCCCGGCGGCAAGCTCCGACTGCGCCGCCCGTAATTGCGCCGCAAGTGCGAGCCGCTCGTATGCAATGTCGATTGGCCTGTCACGAGTGATGCCTTCCCTGATCGTTTCGAGACCCGGTCCGCGGTACGCCGCGAGACGGTCGGCACTCGGTTTCGCACTCTCGCTCGCTACACGGACGATTTGTGCGGCAACCGTCAAAAGCTGAGATCCACCCGCGAATCCGGTGTATCGGAGCTGCCGATTGAATGATGCCAGCCCGCGCTGGGCAGAAGCGATGGCATCCCAGGTCCCGGCGTATTGCGTGCGCAATGCGGGGTTGGCGTTGATGCGTGCGCGAAACTCATTCTCGAATGCAAGCTTCCTCGCTGACCGGGCACTGTCCACCAGACCAGTGCGATAACCGGTGACGGCTTTCTGCGAGTTTGCGACTCCGAAAACATCGTTCTGATATCTGCGGCGAGCCGAGGTGTCGCTTGCGCCGAGCTGTTCATAAATCGCCAGCTGTCGCTGATAGCCTGACAGCGTGGCGGGATACTGGACATCTCGCAGAAACTCCATTTGCGCAACCGTGTTCAGTCGCCCCGTGGAGCCTGGATTACCCACAACGAAGACTGCCTCGTTCTCAATCGGACCCCGGGCGCTCCATTTGAGGAAGTCAGCCGGCTTGAAGGGCACATCGTTCTGGTAGACCCGCAGCAATGTGAGGTCGAGGTCGAAGCGCGGGAAAGTGAAGTTGTCAGGATCTCCACCGAAAAAGGCAATCTGTCCCTCAGGCGCCATCACCAGGCGCACGTCGTTATACCGCTTGTAGCGATACAGCGAGTAAATGCCCCCCTGGTACAACGAAACGACCTGACAGGTATTCGACGTGGCCGCGGCACATTCCTTCTGGATCGCAGCGATTGATTCACTCCGTTGCGCAGCCCGTTCCCCGGCACCCGAAGCGGTGATTGCCCCCCGCACCCGATCGGTCACCGCTTCGATGGAAATCAACTGGTCCACATAGAGGCCAGCGCATTTTTTTTCGTCTCTCAGACTGGCCGCGGCGAATCCGGTCTGGATGTAGTTGCTGTCACGGGACGACGATTCCTCGATACATGCCCGGGCACAGTGATGATTGGTCATCACCAGGCCATTCGCCGAAACAAATGAGGCCGAGCAATTTGGCAGCCGTACGGACGCAAGCCTGACGTGGTCGAGCCACTTCTTGTCAGGGCTGAAATTGTAAGTCGTTTTCCAGTAGTCGAGGGGCGGGGCTTCAAACGTCCACATCGTCCCGAACTCCGGCTTGTAACCGGGAGCGGCCAATACCCCCGTCGCCTGCGCGCTACCGCCGGTGGATTGGCTCGATGCCGCCGGTACCGGCGCTGTCTGGACGGGCGCGCATGCGCCGAGCGCGACCGCCAAAGCCACGAACTTCATCCTGCTCTGGATTACACGTGTATGTATTTGCATGATTCGATGAAAGGATGCACCTGTTGATTCCCATCCGGACCAGCGGAATTTAGCGGTTGTCCGACTATCCAGCGCCCGGTAGATTCAGGCGTCAGCCAGCAAAACGCATAACCCATACCTCCTGGCGGGCAGCCGCGTTCCCGACAATCACAAAATGGACACACAGAAAAACTCGCAGCGTGCCCGCACGTTGCAGGAGAAATCGACTCCACTGGCGGCTGCGGATGTTCTTGCCGAAGCCCGGGTTTTTTTCTCGAGGCGCAGCGGTATCTATGCCGCCTTTCCGGAGCAGGAAAGTGCAGTCCATATCACTTTGCGGGGCCAGGGCGGCGAAGAGATTGTGATCGGGACTGCATCAGCGCCTGGCGGGGGCACCCGTGTGACGGCGTCGACATATCTGTTCGATCAGCAGGTGGCACGGTTTCTCGACAATCTTCCCTCCAGCCCGTCCATTTCGCAGGAAGTTGAATTCGATGCGGTATTGCCGCGCCCCCTCCCGGCTGAGGCAACGTGACGATTCCGTTTGTTGACGGGCTTCGCTCGGGTGGCGACGTCATTCACTTGGAAGCAAATGGCGACGCTGCACTTCACATGCGGGTGCAGAGCGAAGATCTCTGGACCACCGTGCGTGTCGTTGCGGCTTCGTGGCAGCTGGTGGGCTCCGTCAAGACCGCCGCGCTCAGAGCGCTGTATCCCGACGGCGTGCAAGGGGGCGACTTTGTCGTCAAGCTCCACGGTTTTGAGATCCTCCATGAAGACGCTTCGCTAGCGTTTGTCGGAGTGAAGGATGGGTCGACACTGCTGGTATCGCGTCGCCGGCGGAGGCCGGTCCGATAGCGGATTCTTCGGAGGCGACTGTGGCCTTCATCTCGCATTCGGATTGCGGCCGGCATGATACAGGGTGGGCGCATCCCGAGCATGTCGGCCGTTTGCGCGCCATCACCAGGGCCTTGCGGAATGAGCCTGCGCTCTTCGCCACCATCGAACAGGTCGAGGGCCGTCATGCGACCATGGAGGAGCTTTCGTTAGCTCACGATGCAGGCTACATCGACTCTGTCAGGGAGCTGGCTGAAAGAGGAGGAGGTCGTCTCGATAATGACACCGTCGCAAGCGAGGGCTCCTGGCAGGCCGCCACCGCTGGCGCCGGATCGGTTCTCGACGCGGTCGACCGCGCGATGACCGGCGCGACCAGGAGGAGCTTTTGCGCGGTGCGACCCCCTGGCCACCATGCGCTGAGAGACCGGGCAATGGGATTCTGTATCTTCGGGAACGTTGGGATTGCTGCCAGTTATGCGAGAAAGGTTCACGGAGCAACCAGGATCCTGATTGTGGACTGGGATGTACATCATGGCAACGGAACGCAGGCGATGGTGGAGACCGAGCCCGATATCCATTTTGTGTCGATGCATCAATGGCCCTGGTATCCAGGCACTGGCGCCGCGGCAGATCGGGGCCCGCACGGGAGTGTCTGGAACCTCCCGATGCCTTCAGGATTGGCGCCCGGTGCGTACGTCGAGGCGCTCGAGCGCGGTATCGATGCTGCAACAGTGGGCTTCGTGCCAGACCTTGTTCTCATCTCCGCCGGTTTCGATTGTCTCGCATCCGACCCCTTGGGGGGCTTCACTCTCGCGAACGATCACATTGTCGAACTGACGCGAAGTCTCGTCGCCCGTGCCAACGCCTGGTGTGGCGGGCGTATTGTCAGCGCACTCGAAGGCGGATACGCGCCCGACCAGGTCGCAGAGGCATGTGTTGCTCACCTGGCTGCCCTGACGTGATACCGTTGCCGGAGGCGCTGATGCCATCGTCTGCCATCGTCGCGGCCGTGACGATAACTTGCACCGCTCGATGCCCGAGGTAACGACGAGTGCAACGGCGCAAGGCGCCTGGAGTTGTTTTCACGACGCCGCCGGAATTGCCACCCAGCGGCTGAGTTCCGAAGAGTTGTCGCGCGCGCTGGCGTCAGAGAAAGGGGTGCTCTGGGTAGACGTGGATTTGCGCGTTGCGGAGGAAGTGGCACTTCTCAGCGACGTGTTTCATTTCCATCCGCTTGCTATCGAGGACAGCCTAAACCCCGATTCCCGGGTCAAGATCGAAGAATACGGTGGTTACCTGATTCTTGTCGTCCGGACGATCGCGTTCCGGGACGACACAGAAGATCCGTACGACATCGAGACCGTCAACCTCACTTGCTTCCTGGGCCCCAACTACCTGGTGACCGTCCATGGGGGGCAGTCAAAGCCTACGCAGCGCACAGCCGAAATTCTGAAAAGGAAGCCGGAACTGGTCGCGGCCGGCCCGGCGCGCCTCATGCATGCCGTAGTCGACGAAGCAGTGAATGCTTATTTCCCTATTCTGGATCAGCTGGACGTGTTCATGGACGGTCTGGAGGA belongs to Gemmatimonadaceae bacterium and includes:
- a CDS encoding adenylosuccinate synthase translates to MFDSKTRTVVIVGAQWGDEGKGKLVDVLSERADWVVRYQGGANAGHTVQIGEKSFVLHQIPSGILHPGVRCAIGNGVVLDPETLFTEIDELIADGVDVHGRLYVSDRAHLVLPFHKLVDSLSSASREIGTTGRGIGPAYEDKIARRGVRVLDLRHRDRLRTLVEKGVTHANAMLASYGVHERADVDSTLALLARLAVRLLPITDDVGLVIHRAITTGANVLLEGAQGSLLDVDHGTYPFVTSSSTTSGGAAIGTGISPMAIHAALGIVKAYTTRVGNGPLPTELEEPLSTQMRTLGNEFGATTGRARRCGWFDGVVVKYAARINGLTGLAVTKLDVLDSFDRVAVCTGYKIGDDLYTDFPGDLTALEGAVPQYEWLDGWRTSTADARTLAALPAPARKYLDRIESLVETAIAYVSVGTRRDQIISA
- a CDS encoding glycine--tRNA ligase; translation: MPNQPDVMDKLVSLAKRRGFIFQSSEIYGGTGSVWDYGPLGVELKRNLQERWWNNMVRTRENVEGLDSAILMHPRVWEASGHVGGFVDPLVDCRNCRKRFRADDQKIKGTPGTPDAQCPACGMKGTLGEARQFNLMFKTFMGPAEDTAAVVYLRPETAQGTYVNFLNVQQSTRQRIPFGIAQIGKAFRNEITPGNFIFRTREFEQMEMQFFVEPGTDMQWFEYWKEQRMTWHRALGLAGDRLQFHEHGPDELAHYARAAFDVQFDFGGSLGFQEIEGIHNRGDFDLTQHQTFSGKKLEYFEQGANKRFLPFVVETAVGPNRTLLALLVNGYCEEGVAGETEGRTVLKLQPSLAPIKAGVFPLVKKDGMPEIARKIADDLRPVFAVFYDDSGAIGRRYRRQDEIGTPFCITVDGESAAGNSVTVRERDTLQQERVSVDSLREYLYKRIAE
- a CDS encoding M20/M25/M40 family metallo-hydrolase, with translation MQPDWRAAEEETVALLQSLIRFDTTNPPGNELPLATFIASLLETEGIETRLLVPVPNRATVVARLRGNGRQRPVMLLSHMDVVGVERDKWDFDPFEGVVQDGYLYGRGAIDDKGMLAANLMTVLLLRRRIEHEGLKLERDVVFVTTADEETGGQDGMTWLVAHHPELLDAEFAINEGGRTRIIEGGTRYLAVQTSEKISHKVLLTARGPAGHAAIPLAGNAVFALARALEKLSRHQEPVTLTATTRRFFEGLAEFWPERAVRDAMRGLVSADRGASDNAAKTLAQTPVFNAVMRNGISPTMLSGGVAGNVIPAETGATLNVRTIPGELIEDVIRRMEACVDDPAVTITIESRGDDQAASDADSTMFRAIVKAAHTLDPEMPVVPYLSTGGTDSAHLRRIGINAYGLLPFPMVQSDEERMHGHNERVPLQSLHFGTRLIYESILEIAAGAGQKPAPDAMTAPL
- a CDS encoding S46 family peptidase, encoding MQIHTRVIQSRMKFVALAVALGACAPVQTAPVPAASSQSTGGSAQATGVLAAPGYKPEFGTMWTFEAPPLDYWKTTYNFSPDKKWLDHVRLASVRLPNCSASFVSANGLVMTNHHCARACIEESSSRDSNYIQTGFAAASLRDEKKCAGLYVDQLISIEAVTDRVRGAITASGAGERAAQRSESIAAIQKECAAATSNTCQVVSLYQGGIYSLYRYKRYNDVRLVMAPEGQIAFFGGDPDNFTFPRFDLDLTLLRVYQNDVPFKPADFLKWSARGPIENEAVFVVGNPGSTGRLNTVAQMEFLRDVQYPATLSGYQRQLAIYEQLGASDTSARRRYQNDVFGVANSQKAVTGYRTGLVDSARSARKLAFENEFRARINANPALRTQYAGTWDAIASAQRGLASFNRQLRYTGFAGGSQLLTVAAQIVRVASESAKPSADRLAAYRGPGLETIREGITRDRPIDIAYERLALAAQLRAAQSELAAGDPFLVAALAGRTPEAAAEALVSGTQLVNTAARRALVQGGATAVLSSTDPLIVLARAIDPLNRTVVARADSINAIIATNAEKIGQALFAAYGTSLPPDATFTLRISDGLVKGYAYNGTVAPHKTTFFGLYARSSEFDNKDPFHLPPRWIARRDRLDMATGFNFVSTNDIIGGNSGSPVINRNAEVVGLAFDSNIEGVPNRFLFDATTGRTVSVHSAGMIESLRKMYDGGRIADELQGISRQAAPAVR
- a CDS encoding histone deacetylase yields the protein MAFISHSDCGRHDTGWAHPEHVGRLRAITRALRNEPALFATIEQVEGRHATMEELSLAHDAGYIDSVRELAERGGGRLDNDTVASEGSWQAATAGAGSVLDAVDRAMTGATRRSFCAVRPPGHHALRDRAMGFCIFGNVGIAASYARKVHGATRILIVDWDVHHGNGTQAMVETEPDIHFVSMHQWPWYPGTGAAADRGPHGSVWNLPMPSGLAPGAYVEALERGIDAATVGFVPDLVLISAGFDCLASDPLGGFTLANDHIVELTRSLVARANAWCGGRIVSALEGGYAPDQVAEACVAHLAALT
- a CDS encoding magnesium transporter CorA family protein, which codes for MPEVTTSATAQGAWSCFHDAAGIATQRLSSEELSRALASEKGVLWVDVDLRVAEEVALLSDVFHFHPLAIEDSLNPDSRVKIEEYGGYLILVVRTIAFRDDTEDPYDIETVNLTCFLGPNYLVTVHGGQSKPTQRTAEILKRKPELVAAGPARLMHAVVDEAVNAYFPILDQLDVFMDGLEEKVFAAFDQSALREIFNVKRLVLSLRRHLAPQRDVFSVLTNRPSVLLTVDTQIYYRDIFDHVLRINDALETYRELLSNVLDSYLTQVSNRLGAVTKGLSTVATISVPFVVVSGMWGMNFEKIPWAGSPYGFWIMLFAQLAFGGILLAILKWRKLL